The following proteins come from a genomic window of Schistocerca gregaria isolate iqSchGreg1 chromosome X, iqSchGreg1.2, whole genome shotgun sequence:
- the LOC126298534 gene encoding 26S proteasome non-ATPase regulatory subunit 9, translating to MSMMDTSNEVSREEVLQLIAEKESMEKQLLSLYSVLSKNGVGMTDPLVDSEDYPRSDIDVYEVRAARQRIICLRNDLRNMMVEIEEKLHALHAASKDSIEMCVPTERANTQPVAKVAWVAAHSPADRAGLIEGDEIVEFGSLNSSNFRSISDFSVVVQNSVGRKINVKLKRMGNFVNVHMIPASWSPGGGLLGCKIVELTENAM from the coding sequence ATGTCTATGATGGATACGTCGAACGAAGTATCACGAGAAGAGGTGCTGCAATTGATTGCAGAGAAAGAGAGTATGGAAAAGCAGTTACTTTCTTTATATTCTGTGTTATCAAAGAATGGGGTTGGAATGACAGACCCTCTCGTTGATTCAGAAGACTACCCAAGGTCTGACATAGATGTGTATGAAGTAAGAGCAGCAAGGCAGAGAATAATATGCCTTCGAAATGATCTAAGAAACATGATGGTAGAAATTGAAGAAAAGCTGCATGCTCTCCATGCAGCATCGAAAGACAGTATAGAAATGTGTGTTCCAACAGAACGAGCAAACACACAGCCTGTCGCGAAAGTAGCCTGGGTTGCTGCACATTCCCCAGCAGATCGTGCAGGCCTTATTGAAGGCGATGAAATAGTGGAATTTGGTTCACTCAATAGTAGTAATTTTAGGAGTATTTCAGATTTTAGCGTCGTTGTTCAGAATTCTGTTGGACGGAAGATAAACGTGAAACTTAAACGGATGGGGAATTTCGTAAACGTTCACATGATTCCTGCATCATGGTCGCCAGGTGGTGGACTTCTGGGTTGTAAAATCGTCGAACTTACAGAaaatgcgatgtga